From a region of the Dickeya poaceiphila genome:
- the cadR gene encoding Cd(II)/Pb(II)-responsive transcriptional regulator: MKIGDLAKATNTTPETIRFYEKKGLLPEPERTEGNYRHYHQFHVDRLRFIRNCRSLDMNHDEIRALVALSEQPAASCEGVNILLNEHLGHVEARIAELQQLKVQLMHISQRCQVTQTVDDCGILHGLSALEIEDSGTGHTHLG, translated from the coding sequence ATGAAAATTGGCGATCTGGCGAAAGCGACCAACACCACACCGGAAACCATTCGTTTTTATGAGAAGAAAGGGCTGTTGCCCGAACCGGAACGTACCGAAGGGAACTATCGCCACTACCATCAGTTTCATGTTGATCGGTTGCGGTTTATCCGTAACTGCCGCTCATTGGACATGAACCACGATGAAATCCGCGCGCTGGTTGCGCTCAGTGAGCAACCTGCTGCCAGTTGCGAGGGGGTGAATATCCTGTTGAATGAGCATCTGGGGCATGTGGAAGCGCGTATTGCGGAGCTACAGCAACTGAAAGTGCAACTGATGCACATTAGCCAACGCTGTCAGGTGACGCAGACTGTGGACGACTGCGGCATTCTGCATGGTTTGTCTGCGTTGGAGATTGAAGACAGCGGCACTGGTCATACGCACTTGGGGTAA
- a CDS encoding heavy metal translocating P-type ATPase has translation MSEKHSSTSHRQFQPVTLEKPGKALFRPHQQARQTPHTANNTQQRGQTCAHHCCDNAAPTEPTTTLEGAERIGDQQRTPIRIMQMDCPTEETMLRKKLGTLPEISKLEFNLMQRVMTVTHRYDALDKVLAAIRTLGFEPEVRTGDDRAPLPPEPKKPWWPLGLAVVAAGAAEAVEWSGLPEWWAAVLAILAVAASGLTTYRKGWIALRTGNLNINALMSIAVTGALFLQQWPEAAMVMVLFTLAEHIEARSLDRARNAIAGLMNLAPDTATVQQPDGSWRDMEANTVALGSIVRVRPGERIALDGDITSGHSAVNQAPITGESLPVDKRVGDNVFAGTINESGSFEYRVTAAAANTTLARIIHAVEQAQGTKAPTQRFVDQFARVYTPLVFLGAVLVAVLPPLFTGGNWQEWTYKALVLLVIACPCALVISTPVTIVSGLAAAARRGILIKGGVFLEKGHALSWLALDKTGTLTHGKPVQTGFETLADVDAARCQQLAASLASRSDHPVSQAVAKAAQEISTPLLDVDNFSAVAGQGVIGTLQGQRYFLGNQRLAQQWLGDTATGITGRLTALEQAGNTVIILGDERQILALMTVADTVKPSSQEAINALHQAGIKTLMLTGDNQYVAQAIARDVGIDEARGNLLPEDKLSQIERLSAQGVIGMVGDGINDTPALARADIGFAMGAMGTDSAIETADVALMNDDLRKIPEFVRISKATRTLLIQNIVLALGIKALFLTLTLLGMGTMWMAVFADVGASLLVVGNGLRLLRQTPVNARQQHQAA, from the coding sequence ATGTCAGAGAAACATTCATCTACTTCTCACCGTCAATTCCAGCCGGTCACGCTGGAAAAACCGGGTAAGGCCCTGTTCCGGCCACATCAGCAGGCGCGCCAGACGCCTCACACCGCTAACAATACCCAACAACGTGGGCAAACATGCGCTCATCACTGCTGCGACAATGCGGCACCGACCGAGCCAACCACTACGCTGGAAGGTGCGGAACGTATCGGCGACCAGCAGCGCACGCCGATACGCATCATGCAGATGGACTGCCCGACCGAAGAAACGATGCTGCGAAAAAAACTCGGCACCTTGCCGGAAATCAGCAAGCTGGAATTCAATCTGATGCAACGGGTGATGACGGTTACCCACCGTTACGATGCATTAGACAAGGTGCTGGCCGCCATCCGCACGTTAGGGTTCGAACCTGAAGTTCGCACCGGTGATGATCGCGCTCCCTTGCCGCCGGAGCCGAAAAAACCCTGGTGGCCGCTGGGCCTGGCGGTGGTCGCTGCCGGAGCGGCGGAAGCAGTAGAGTGGAGCGGTTTGCCCGAATGGTGGGCTGCGGTACTGGCGATTCTCGCCGTCGCCGCCAGTGGGCTGACCACCTATCGCAAAGGCTGGATTGCCCTGCGTACCGGCAATCTGAACATCAATGCGCTGATGAGCATCGCGGTGACCGGTGCGCTGTTCCTGCAACAGTGGCCGGAAGCAGCGATGGTGATGGTGTTGTTTACCCTTGCCGAACACATTGAGGCGCGTTCGCTGGACCGCGCCCGCAATGCCATTGCCGGGTTGATGAATCTGGCTCCGGATACCGCCACAGTGCAACAGCCAGATGGCAGTTGGCGCGACATGGAGGCTAACACCGTCGCGCTGGGCAGCATCGTACGGGTACGTCCCGGCGAGCGTATTGCGCTGGATGGCGACATCACCAGCGGCCACTCCGCCGTCAATCAGGCGCCGATTACCGGAGAAAGCCTGCCGGTGGATAAACGTGTCGGCGACAACGTATTTGCCGGCACTATCAATGAAAGCGGCTCGTTTGAATATCGGGTGACAGCGGCGGCGGCTAACACCACGCTGGCGCGGATTATTCACGCGGTGGAGCAGGCACAGGGCACCAAAGCGCCAACGCAGCGGTTCGTCGATCAGTTCGCCCGCGTTTACACCCCGCTGGTGTTTCTGGGCGCAGTATTAGTGGCAGTACTGCCGCCGCTGTTTACCGGCGGAAACTGGCAGGAGTGGACCTACAAGGCGCTGGTGCTGTTGGTAATAGCCTGCCCGTGCGCACTGGTGATTTCTACCCCGGTCACCATCGTCAGCGGGCTGGCGGCGGCGGCGCGGCGCGGCATTCTGATCAAAGGCGGGGTATTTCTGGAAAAAGGCCACGCGCTTTCCTGGCTGGCGCTGGACAAAACCGGCACCCTGACCCACGGTAAACCGGTGCAGACCGGCTTTGAGACGCTCGCTGATGTTGACGCCGCCCGCTGTCAGCAACTGGCTGCCAGTCTGGCCAGCCGCTCTGACCACCCGGTATCGCAGGCAGTAGCAAAAGCAGCGCAGGAAATCAGTACGCCATTGCTTGATGTCGATAACTTCAGCGCCGTCGCCGGACAAGGCGTCATCGGCACTCTGCAGGGGCAGCGCTATTTTCTCGGCAACCAGCGACTGGCTCAACAGTGGCTGGGCGATACCGCCACGGGGATTACCGGGCGGCTGACCGCACTGGAGCAGGCTGGCAACACCGTGATCATTCTGGGCGACGAGCGGCAAATTTTAGCGTTGATGACGGTGGCCGATACGGTGAAACCCTCCAGTCAGGAGGCTATCAACGCGCTGCATCAGGCCGGCATTAAAACCCTGATGCTTACCGGCGACAACCAGTACGTGGCACAAGCCATCGCCCGTGATGTGGGCATTGATGAAGCGCGCGGCAACTTGTTGCCAGAAGACAAACTCTCACAGATTGAACGGCTGTCGGCACAGGGCGTGATCGGCATGGTGGGAGACGGTATCAACGACACCCCGGCGCTGGCGCGCGCGGATATCGGTTTCGCTATGGGCGCAATGGGGACCGACAGCGCCATTGAAACCGCCGATGTGGCGCTGATGAACGACGATTTGCGCAAAATTCCAGAATTTGTGCGCATTTCTAAAGCCACACGTACCCTATTAATCCAGAATATCGTGTTGGCACTCGGCATCAAGGCTTTGTTCCTGACGCTCACGCTGCTGGGCATGGGCACCATGTGGATGGCGGTGTTCGCTGATGTCGGCGCCAGCTTGCTGGTGGTAGGCAATGGTCTGCGACTGCTGCGCCAGACGCCGGTTAACGCCCGCCAGCAGCATCAAGCGGCATAG
- a CDS encoding DUF1868 domain-containing protein, whose translation MNPLRRRFVLQLPLLAYGMPLFASARADDMFSTMRPADSLVPTPHDIGGKFDPDGSVSRFPGNTIISHIPLDSDASNAFMTVRDTLKQQDFSHCLAFTPPSSYHMTVFEGVNETKRRLPFWPVDLPTDAPMQACSDHLARKLAGFDLQATLPFKMRITNFNAQLDSGAILRLTPVDNNEERKLRTLRDQLSERLEIRAPDHDTYGFHVTLGYLVRWMTEEESQAYLKTQQACLRYLQQQVPVLELGVPEFCVFNDIFAFDTQLKVGQPASTVPLTA comes from the coding sequence ATGAACCCGTTACGCCGCCGCTTCGTCCTGCAACTGCCGTTGCTCGCTTATGGTATGCCGTTATTTGCCAGCGCCAGAGCCGACGACATGTTCAGCACCATGCGTCCAGCGGATTCTCTGGTGCCCACACCACACGACATTGGCGGCAAATTCGATCCCGATGGCAGCGTCAGCCGCTTTCCCGGCAACACCATTATTTCTCACATCCCGCTGGATTCCGACGCCTCGAATGCGTTTATGACGGTACGCGATACGCTAAAACAGCAGGACTTCAGCCACTGTCTGGCCTTCACCCCACCTTCCAGCTATCACATGACCGTGTTTGAAGGCGTGAACGAAACCAAACGCAGGTTACCGTTTTGGCCGGTTGACCTACCCACCGATGCTCCGATGCAGGCCTGTTCCGATCATCTGGCTCGCAAACTGGCAGGGTTCGACTTGCAAGCCACGTTACCGTTTAAAATGCGTATCACCAACTTCAACGCCCAGCTGGATTCTGGCGCCATACTGCGCCTGACCCCAGTAGATAACAACGAGGAGCGCAAATTGCGTACCCTGCGGGATCAGTTATCTGAGCGGCTGGAGATCCGTGCACCGGACCACGATACCTATGGTTTTCACGTGACGTTGGGGTATCTGGTGCGCTGGATGACGGAAGAGGAATCGCAAGCGTACCTGAAAACCCAACAGGCGTGCCTGCGTTACCTGCAACAACAGGTGCCGGTACTGGAACTGGGCGTGCCGGAATTCTGCGTTTTCAATGATATATTCGCGTTCGATACCCAGTTGAAGGTCGGCCAGCCTGCCAGCACCGTGCCGCTAACGGCCTGA
- the ahpF gene encoding alkyl hydroperoxide reductase subunit F: MLDNNVQLQLKTYLEKLTKPVELVATLDDSAKSAEVRELLIEVAGLSDKVSFFENNDLPVRKPSFLVTNPGAATGPRFAGAPMGHEFTSLVLALLQTGGHPSKEAKELLDQIHSLDGTFHFETYYSLTCHNCPDVVQALNLMSILNPNITHTAIDGGVFQDEIKDRNIMGVPTVFLNGEHFSQGRMSLAEIVGKIDTGANARVVDKLNSRPVYDVLIVGSGPAGAAAAVYAARKGIRTGLMGERFGGQILDTVDIENYISVPKTEGAKLATALKTHVDDYDVDVIDLQSAQRLISASEPGQPHQIETASGAVLKSRSIIIATGARWRNMNVPGEEQYRTRGVTYCPHCDGPLFKGKHVAVIGGGNSGVEAAIDLAGVVKHVTLLEFAPELKADSVLQSKLRSLPNVDVIVNAQTTEVLGDGQKVTGLQYKDRVTDSVHKLALEGIFVQIGLLPNTAWLEGTVERNRIGEIEIDVRCETSVKGVFAAGDCTTVPYKQIIIATGEGAKASLSAFDHLIRTQG; the protein is encoded by the coding sequence ATGCTCGACAATAACGTGCAGCTCCAGCTGAAAACCTATCTGGAAAAATTAACCAAACCGGTTGAGTTAGTGGCGACGCTGGATGACTCAGCGAAATCCGCTGAAGTTCGGGAACTACTCATTGAGGTTGCCGGGTTGTCCGACAAAGTCAGTTTCTTTGAAAATAATGACCTGCCTGTGCGTAAGCCTTCGTTCCTGGTAACCAATCCGGGGGCGGCCACCGGGCCTCGCTTCGCTGGTGCACCGATGGGACACGAATTTACCTCGCTGGTGCTGGCGTTGCTGCAAACTGGCGGTCACCCGTCGAAAGAAGCGAAGGAATTGCTGGATCAAATCCACAGCCTGGACGGCACGTTCCACTTTGAAACCTATTATTCGCTGACCTGCCACAATTGTCCGGACGTGGTGCAGGCGCTGAATTTAATGTCCATCCTGAACCCGAACATTACCCATACTGCCATTGATGGCGGTGTGTTTCAGGATGAGATCAAGGATCGCAATATCATGGGCGTCCCCACGGTATTTCTGAACGGCGAGCATTTCAGCCAGGGGCGCATGAGTCTGGCTGAGATCGTCGGTAAAATTGACACCGGCGCCAACGCCCGTGTGGTCGATAAGCTCAACAGCCGTCCGGTGTATGACGTGCTGATCGTCGGCAGCGGCCCGGCGGGTGCGGCGGCGGCTGTATACGCGGCTCGTAAAGGTATTCGCACCGGCCTGATGGGCGAGCGCTTTGGTGGTCAGATTCTGGATACCGTCGATATCGAAAACTACATTTCGGTGCCGAAGACCGAAGGCGCCAAACTGGCGACCGCGCTGAAAACCCATGTAGATGACTACGATGTTGATGTTATCGATTTACAGAGCGCGCAAAGATTGATTTCGGCTTCTGAACCGGGTCAGCCGCACCAGATCGAAACCGCCTCCGGCGCCGTGCTGAAATCCCGTAGCATCATCATTGCTACCGGTGCGCGCTGGCGCAACATGAACGTGCCGGGTGAAGAGCAGTACCGTACCCGTGGCGTGACCTATTGCCCGCATTGCGATGGTCCGCTGTTTAAAGGCAAGCATGTGGCGGTGATCGGCGGCGGTAACTCCGGCGTGGAGGCGGCTATCGACCTGGCGGGCGTGGTGAAACACGTCACCCTGCTGGAGTTCGCGCCAGAACTGAAAGCGGATTCCGTGCTGCAGAGCAAACTGCGCAGCCTGCCGAACGTGGACGTGATTGTGAATGCCCAGACCACGGAAGTGTTGGGTGATGGACAGAAGGTCACCGGCCTGCAGTATAAGGATCGCGTCACTGACAGCGTTCATAAGCTGGCGCTGGAAGGGATTTTTGTACAAATCGGCCTGCTGCCGAATACGGCCTGGCTGGAAGGAACGGTTGAGCGCAATCGCATCGGTGAAATTGAGATCGATGTCCGTTGTGAAACCAGCGTGAAAGGTGTGTTTGCGGCGGGGGACTGCACTACCGTACCTTACAAGCAGATTATCATCGCCACTGGCGAAGGGGCCAAAGCCTCTCTGAGCGCGTTTGATCATCTGATCAGAACCCAGGGGTAA
- the ahpC gene encoding alkyl hydroperoxide reductase subunit C — protein sequence MSVINTKVKPFKNQAFKDGQFVEVTEQSIEGKWSVFFFYPADFTFVCPTELGDVADHYDEFQKIGVDIYSVSTDTHFTHKAWHGSSDTIAKIKYAMIGDPTGALTRNFENMREDQGLADRGTFIVDPQGIIQAVEITAEGIGRDASDLLRKVKAAQYVASHPGEVCPAKWKEGDATLAPSLDLVGKI from the coding sequence ATGTCCGTTATTAATACTAAAGTTAAACCGTTTAAAAACCAGGCCTTTAAAGATGGTCAGTTCGTTGAAGTGACTGAGCAGAGCATCGAAGGCAAATGGAGCGTGTTCTTCTTCTATCCGGCTGACTTTACGTTTGTCTGCCCGACTGAACTGGGCGACGTTGCGGATCACTATGACGAGTTCCAGAAAATCGGCGTAGATATTTACTCTGTATCTACCGATACCCACTTTACTCACAAAGCCTGGCACGGCAGTTCTGACACTATCGCCAAAATTAAATACGCCATGATCGGCGACCCGACCGGCGCGCTGACCCGTAACTTCGAAAACATGCGTGAAGATCAGGGCCTGGCTGACCGCGGCACCTTCATCGTTGACCCGCAGGGCATCATTCAGGCGGTGGAAATCACTGCTGAAGGTATTGGCCGTGATGCCTCCGACCTGCTGCGTAAGGTGAAAGCCGCTCAGTACGTGGCGTCTCATCCAGGTGAAGTGTGCCCGGCTAAATGGAAAGAAGGTGATGCCACGCTGGCACCGTCTCTGGACCTGGTTGGCAAAATCTAA
- a CDS encoding SDR family NAD(P)-dependent oxidoreductase, protein MKMTGNTILITGGGSGIGLGLAAAFHQRGNQVIIAGRREEIVRQAAAPFPGMVWRVLDQRDPMAINAFVAQLTQDYPTLNVLINNAGIQRREDLTQVDPQQITDTVSTNLLGPLWLTGALIPHLLRQPHATIVNVTSGTGIFAAGDYSNLLCQQSSVARLHPSVALPTASDIGTSHRDYPALGANRVAGRSGV, encoded by the coding sequence ATGAAAATGACGGGCAATACGATACTGATTACTGGCGGTGGTTCGGGCATCGGGTTGGGGCTGGCGGCGGCGTTCCATCAGCGGGGTAATCAGGTCATTATCGCCGGGCGGCGTGAGGAGATCGTGCGGCAGGCCGCAGCGCCTTTCCCTGGCATGGTCTGGCGAGTATTGGATCAGCGCGATCCTATGGCGATTAACGCTTTTGTCGCACAGTTGACGCAAGATTATCCGACGCTCAATGTGCTGATTAATAATGCCGGCATTCAGCGGCGTGAAGATCTAACCCAGGTGGACCCGCAACAGATTACCGATACGGTATCGACCAACCTGTTGGGTCCGCTGTGGCTTACTGGCGCATTAATTCCCCATTTGCTGCGTCAGCCGCACGCGACGATAGTGAATGTGACCTCCGGAACTGGCATTTTTGCCGCAGGCGATTACTCCAACCTACTGTGCCAGCAAAGCAGCGTTGCACGCTTACACCCAAGCGTTGCGCTGCCAACTGCGTCAGACATCGGTACAAGTCATCGAGATTATCCCGCCCTGGGTGCAAACCGGGTTGCAGGGCGATCAGGGGTATGA
- a CDS encoding 4'-phosphopantetheinyl transferase family protein has product MLASFIKNIEWLTISPAGNETAYPGHCARCYFDLSAYRDDLFSLAGFPMPEAITRSVPKRRAEYLAGRYLAQTVMSRLGVDSYVLTSAPDRSPQWPEGIAGSLSHNVDSVLCAAHQCSRDITCIGLDIETWMHAERASNLWPGIADEIEYDWLHSHDSMSFARMLTLNFSAKESLYKALYPKVKRYFDFLDVRMVGLDAVQHTFTLQLLTDLSADYLAGRSFSGSYLLRESDITTFLFN; this is encoded by the coding sequence ATGCTTGCTTCATTTATAAAAAATATCGAGTGGTTGACCATCAGTCCGGCTGGGAATGAGACTGCTTACCCAGGGCATTGCGCTCGCTGCTATTTCGACTTGTCGGCGTATCGTGATGATTTGTTTTCTCTGGCAGGGTTCCCTATGCCGGAGGCGATCACGCGTTCAGTGCCGAAACGCCGGGCAGAGTATCTGGCGGGGCGTTATCTGGCGCAGACGGTGATGTCCCGGCTGGGCGTGGATAGCTATGTATTGACCAGTGCGCCTGATCGCTCGCCGCAGTGGCCGGAGGGCATCGCAGGTTCGCTCAGCCACAACGTCGATAGTGTGTTGTGTGCCGCGCATCAATGCAGCCGGGATATCACCTGTATCGGGCTGGATATCGAAACCTGGATGCACGCTGAGCGCGCCAGCAACCTGTGGCCCGGCATCGCTGATGAGATTGAGTATGACTGGTTGCATTCCCACGATTCGATGAGTTTCGCCAGAATGTTGACACTGAATTTTTCCGCCAAGGAAAGTTTATATAAAGCGTTGTATCCGAAGGTAAAACGCTACTTTGACTTCCTGGATGTCCGCATGGTCGGGCTGGATGCGGTACAGCATACCTTTACTTTGCAGTTGTTGACTGACCTGTCGGCTGATTATCTGGCTGGGCGTAGTTTCTCAGGATCTTATCTATTGCGGGAAAGTGATATCACCACGTTTCTGTTTAACTAA
- a CDS encoding TatD family hydrolase, whose translation MPPHSLSDDAQVPAFGFIDTHCHFDFPLFADDAASSLARAAQAGVRRLIVPAVAAEHVDRVLALSERWSVLYAALGLHPLYIAGHQEAHLAELASALAYSPPRLVAVGEVGLDLYMLEPQFERQKAFLAAQLKLAAQHDLPVILHSRRSHDQLAQMLRRHPVPCTGVVHGFAGSYDQAMTFIRLGYYIGVGGTITYPRANKTRQAIARLPLDRLLLETDAPDMPVYGFQGQPNRPERIVSVFDALCELRPEWPQVIADAILANTLRLFPGLRLPESA comes from the coding sequence TTGCCCCCCCATTCTTTATCTGATGATGCGCAGGTGCCGGCCTTTGGGTTTATCGACACCCATTGCCACTTTGATTTTCCTCTGTTTGCTGACGATGCCGCGAGCAGTTTGGCGCGGGCCGCGCAGGCAGGCGTCCGCCGCTTGATTGTGCCGGCTGTGGCCGCTGAACACGTTGACCGGGTATTGGCGCTCAGTGAGCGTTGGTCCGTTCTATACGCTGCTCTGGGATTACATCCGTTGTATATTGCCGGGCATCAGGAGGCGCATCTGGCCGAACTGGCGTCGGCATTGGCGTACTCGCCTCCGCGTTTGGTCGCGGTGGGTGAGGTAGGTCTGGATCTTTACATGCTGGAGCCGCAATTTGAACGGCAGAAAGCGTTTCTGGCAGCCCAGCTTAAGCTGGCGGCCCAACATGATCTACCGGTGATTCTCCATTCCCGCCGCAGCCATGATCAACTGGCGCAGATGCTGCGCCGCCATCCGGTGCCATGTACGGGGGTGGTGCACGGTTTTGCCGGTAGCTACGATCAGGCCATGACGTTTATCCGCCTTGGCTACTATATCGGGGTCGGCGGTACTATCACTTATCCGCGCGCCAACAAGACCCGTCAGGCTATCGCCCGTTTGCCGCTTGACCGACTGTTGCTGGAAACCGATGCGCCGGATATGCCGGTGTACGGATTTCAGGGGCAACCGAATCGCCCTGAGCGTATTGTTTCGGTATTCGACGCGCTATGCGAACTGCGTCCGGAGTGGCCGCAGGTGATTGCAGATGCCATTCTTGCTAATACGCTACGATTGTTTCCGGGACTGCGATTACCGGAGTCTGCGTAA
- a CDS encoding CsbD family protein, whose amino-acid sequence MNLDVAIGRWKQWKGCLWELWAECVDSDGAWVAGNHDFLAGVMQEYYGKDQEKVSLEHDSLH is encoded by the coding sequence ATGAATCTGGATGTCGCTATTGGCAGATGGAAACAATGGAAAGGTTGTCTGTGGGAGCTGTGGGCTGAATGTGTTGACAGCGACGGAGCTTGGGTCGCGGGAAACCACGATTTTCTGGCAGGTGTGATGCAGGAATATTACGGAAAAGATCAGGAGAAGGTATCCTTAGAGCATGACAGCTTGCACTAA
- a CDS encoding DUF1328 family protein, protein MFRWGIFFLIIAVLAAAFGFGALAGTAAAVAKIVFVVGIILFLLSLFMGRRRP, encoded by the coding sequence ATGTTTCGCTGGGGCATTTTTTTTCTCATCATTGCGGTTCTTGCGGCTGCTTTCGGGTTTGGTGCGCTTGCCGGTACGGCTGCCGCCGTCGCCAAAATCGTTTTTGTGGTTGGAATTATCTTGTTCCTGCTTAGCTTGTTTATGGGACGTCGCCGACCATAG
- the osmY gene encoding molecular chaperone OsmY: MKKTKITLSMQCERWAKCGLSLAALVLGSVLASGQAQAEQETLVQQAQRIADTAGKKIDNSVQKATDYVDDSTLTARVKGALLKDETLDSNNISVSTHDGVVMLSGFIASQQMATQAVKIAVQTEGVKSVSDKLQVKDGSGVQSVSAYAGDALTTSTIKAKLLADDIVPSRHIKVVTQDGVVLLTGQVGDRAQAERAEAIAKAVSGVKSVKNELTVKS, translated from the coding sequence ATGAAAAAGACCAAGATTACACTTTCGATGCAATGTGAACGGTGGGCTAAGTGTGGATTGTCGCTGGCGGCGTTGGTACTGGGTTCGGTACTGGCAAGTGGTCAGGCGCAGGCTGAGCAGGAAACGCTGGTACAGCAGGCGCAGCGTATCGCCGATACCGCAGGTAAGAAAATCGATAATTCCGTACAGAAGGCTACTGACTATGTAGACGACAGCACCCTCACCGCCAGAGTAAAAGGCGCATTGCTAAAAGACGAAACGCTCGACAGCAATAATATTTCCGTCTCCACCCACGATGGTGTGGTGATGCTTAGCGGCTTTATTGCCAGCCAGCAGATGGCGACCCAAGCGGTGAAAATTGCCGTCCAGACTGAAGGGGTGAAATCGGTCAGTGATAAATTACAGGTGAAGGATGGCAGCGGTGTGCAGTCGGTTAGCGCGTATGCTGGTGACGCCCTCACCACCAGTACCATCAAGGCCAAATTGTTGGCAGATGACATCGTGCCTTCTCGTCATATCAAGGTGGTCACTCAGGATGGCGTGGTATTGTTGACTGGCCAGGTCGGCGACCGGGCGCAAGCTGAACGGGCTGAAGCGATTGCCAAGGCGGTTAGCGGCGTCAAAAGCGTCAAAAATGAACTGACTGTGAAATCCTGA
- the prfC gene encoding peptide chain release factor 3, with translation MSPSEYAREVSKRRTFAIISHPDAGKTTITEKVLLFGQAIQVAGTVKGRGSNQHAKSDWMEMEKQRGISITTSVMQFPYRECLVNLLDTPGHEDFSEDTYRTLTAVDCCLMVIDAAKGVEDRTRKLMEVTRLRDTPILTFMNKLDRDIRDPMELLDEVENELNIACAPITWPIGCGKLFKGVYHLYKDEVYLYQSGMGHTIQAVRIVKGLDNPELDQAVGEDLAAQLREELELVKGASHEFDQDAFLNGEMTPVFFGTALGNFGVDHMLDGLVAWAPAPMPRKTDARVVSADEEKFSGFVFKIQANMDPKHRDRVAFMRVVSGRYEKGMKLRQVRTGKDVVISDALTFMAGDRSHVEEAWPGDIIGLHNHGTIQIGDTFTQGEDLKFTGIPNFAPELFRRIRLRDPLKQKQLLKGLVQLSEEGAVQVFRPLINNDLIVGAVGVLQFDVVVARLKTEYNVEAVYESVNVSTARWVECGDVKKFEEFKRKNEPNLALDGGDNLAYVAPTMVNLNLAQERYPDVQFHKTREH, from the coding sequence ATGTCTCCAAGTGAATACGCACGCGAAGTCTCGAAACGTCGGACATTCGCCATTATCTCTCACCCTGACGCCGGTAAAACCACCATTACGGAAAAGGTGCTGTTGTTCGGACAGGCGATTCAGGTCGCCGGTACGGTAAAGGGACGCGGCTCCAACCAGCACGCTAAATCTGACTGGATGGAGATGGAAAAACAGCGTGGTATCTCGATTACCACCTCGGTGATGCAGTTCCCGTACCGTGAATGTCTGGTCAATCTGCTGGATACGCCGGGGCATGAAGACTTCTCCGAAGATACCTACCGCACGCTAACCGCGGTTGACTGCTGCCTGATGGTGATCGATGCCGCCAAAGGCGTAGAAGACCGGACCCGTAAGCTGATGGAAGTGACCCGTCTGCGCGATACGCCGATCCTGACTTTCATGAACAAACTCGACCGTGATATCCGCGACCCGATGGAACTGCTGGACGAGGTGGAAAACGAACTGAACATCGCCTGTGCGCCGATTACCTGGCCGATTGGCTGCGGCAAGCTGTTTAAGGGCGTATACCACCTTTATAAGGACGAGGTTTATCTCTATCAGAGCGGTATGGGTCATACCATTCAGGCGGTGCGCATCGTCAAAGGGCTGGATAATCCGGAACTGGATCAGGCAGTAGGTGAAGATCTGGCCGCGCAGTTGCGCGAAGAACTGGAATTAGTGAAAGGCGCTTCCCACGAGTTTGATCAAGATGCATTTCTGAACGGTGAAATGACGCCGGTATTTTTCGGTACGGCGCTGGGTAACTTCGGTGTCGATCACATGCTGGATGGGCTGGTGGCCTGGGCGCCTGCACCGATGCCGCGTAAGACCGATGCGCGTGTGGTGAGTGCCGACGAAGAGAAGTTCAGCGGTTTTGTGTTTAAGATTCAGGCCAATATGGACCCGAAACACCGCGACCGTGTGGCGTTCATGCGTGTGGTGTCCGGACGGTACGAGAAAGGGATGAAGCTGCGTCAGGTGCGTACCGGCAAAGACGTAGTGATCTCTGATGCGCTAACGTTCATGGCAGGTGATCGCTCCCATGTGGAAGAAGCCTGGCCGGGTGACATTATCGGCTTGCATAACCACGGCACCATTCAGATCGGCGATACCTTTACTCAGGGCGAAGATCTGAAATTCACCGGTATTCCCAACTTTGCGCCGGAGCTGTTTCGCCGTATTCGCCTGCGTGATCCGCTTAAGCAAAAACAGTTGCTTAAAGGGTTGGTGCAGCTTTCCGAAGAGGGCGCTGTGCAGGTGTTCAGGCCGCTTATCAACAATGATTTGATCGTGGGTGCGGTCGGTGTGTTGCAGTTTGACGTGGTGGTAGCCCGCCTGAAAACCGAATACAACGTGGAAGCGGTGTACGAATCGGTGAACGTCTCTACCGCACGCTGGGTTGAGTGCGGCGATGTGAAGAAGTTCGAGGAATTCAAGCGCAAGAACGAGCCGAATCTGGCGTTGGATGGCGGCGACAACCTGGCGTATGTAGCACCGACCATGGTTAACCTCAATCTCGCGCAGGAGCGTTATCCTGACGTGCAGTTCCATAAGACCCGCGAACATTAA